The following nucleotide sequence is from Pelodiscus sinensis isolate JC-2024 chromosome 8, ASM4963464v1, whole genome shotgun sequence.
TCAGCATGGAGTGacagccagctcctggggagccagcatgtaacggaaaacgataagctgatgcttagtGGTTAACCATTTAACAGATTAAACGTTCACACCCTTAGCCCAGAGGAGGCTGGCTGCCAGTAAGCGTCAATCATGCGAAGACGACACTGCCCCGTGGATACTCCAGCGTGACACTGGCCAGTTCTTTCTCCTAAAGACACTTCTGAAAAGCAGAGAAGCgggcacagaagcagcagcagctggcggaAAGGTCACGGGCATTAGCAATGTGAACAAACAGCCGTTCAGACAGCAACTTTCCCTCCTTAGACTGCGCTTCCTAACAGGCAaacttgttctgcatctgccttTTCCATGCTCCCGGAAGGCTTTCCTTCCTCCCGCCCTCGAAAgtcaccctgcatttccccagccCGGAAGTTGCCTGCCTCTGATGTCTGCACACTAGCTTCTCGACTCCCTCTGCAACTTTTGCTCCTCGGAGAAGACTTTGCTTGCCTGGAATAAACAGATAATTGCTTAGAATGGACACTGCATGGGGGAGAAATTGGGCTTTGTCCAATTTAAATCCGTCTTCAGCAGCTTTccctgtgctagaagcagcaagACAATACCTCATTTCGTATTACCTCCTCACCCAGCCCATTGCTTTAAGTGACCAATGTAACAATGGACGGTGGATGAAATTATCCCCCTTCTCAGTATATGGAAACAGCTGACCTCATAAGGGAAATTTAGGAAAAGAgagaagcctccctcccccaccgagTGATGAAACTGCACGTTCACTTTTGCTAGTAACTCCTAAGCTTGGACGTCACAGGAGGgactctgccccagcctagaTCTTCAGCCTCTAATTCCCCTATTTATGTTACCTACCAAGTGTCTGAGTTGCTGGTTTAATCCGCAAGTCTATTTTATGCTCCACTCCTGCCTGAAACGAAAGAGGAAAGGCCTTTGATGGAAGTATTCGTGGAATATCTTATTGTGGGATGCACTCAGAAAAGCCTCCCCCAAATAAAACGAGGGGAATCCCTTTCCTAGTCTTCCTGTTATTTCCAGAATTCATAAAACATTTAGTCCACTAGCCACCCAAATCCAAGTGCCACAGAACATGAGCATcacttcgggtgtgtctagactacagggttttgtcgacaaaattatactTGCGTCTAcgctaccgccgagttctgtcgaaagcaagttgacagaacgcggcagttttgtcgatggcagtaaacctcattctgcagaGTTCTGTAGACAAAAGGCGCTATGGCAGCCACATTGCGCTGATTCAAAAGAGAGCTCTGAGACGCTctgttgaaaaagcggcttgctttgttgacagaactggctgtagtctagacgctctttgtcgaaagctttgtcgacagtatcggtcaacaaagcctctgtcgacaaaagtctgtagtctagaccaggggttcccaaactttttgacacggggaccagtaaatccattcacgagcttttggaggaccggtgacattcatttgcatatttgcaaattaagtaagcaaatgatgaatattcaaataagttgtttctggtcctcccaaagcccccagtgtcagctttagcaaagctttggatacagtcacccacaatattcttgccagcaagttaagggaatatggcttggataaatggactgtaagatggattgaaagctggctagatcagagtttcccaaactttttactttagttggaacccggtttttttccagtactgttttttgcagcccaaaaatacaaacacatataaaaaaagaatgaaaaatgaataaattttcagtgttttacccggctgcatcctccgcccagcctgggccagggcttgggggacctggcgtCGCATGGGCACTCCAGAAGGCGGGATCAGGACCAGACTGGggatagggtatctggctaggagggagggtgcaaggaggggtagggttgccaggtgtccagttttgtacccgacagtctggtatttcagggttttgtccaggaaacaaattgagaaattaccagacctataaaatgtctggtattttctaatcaggtacgttttattataattaggtgtatcagtccttagctgggaactgcctggctggtagatgtgctcatgctgcccgagtgtgtctacctgccaggcagttcgcaactactccagggagggtatgtggtggtgtgtgtggggggggaaatgGAATTCCCGGCTGGACTCActcatctgccagggtctgcatgtgcccgggtcagtcccgctccccccccttctcctcctgatttccccagtccagccctgctggctgcccctgtccagctctgcttccggcggccggttccccccgctccccaccaatctcccctggtcagccccactcccccgaTGACCCtaccccgaccagccctgctgcccccttctagccctgcttctggcagctggttctcctgtcctcctcctcctgatctcccctggccagcctccccgccccccgtccagccctggttccgccgcctgccctccccgatctccgccagacagccccgctgcccccaaccctgcttccgccagccgCCCGCCTCTCcccatctctgcgggacagccctattgcccccaaccctgcttccgggcagccagtcccaccccccaacacacacctcctcccagcctgccccactctgctcccctcctggcagccacgccaaggcccggtattttttcccGTGGCCCAGTAATGggctgcggcccatagtttgggaaacgctggtctagacatacccctataggcTAACGTTGAGGCAACTTGGTAAACATGGGCTGTTAAGTTAGGAAACCCTCTAACTACCTGATTCTTTCACCTGTTGCACATACaatctgaggccttgtctatactaccacGGACCATCGACCTcagtgaataatgtagctgaagctgacCTACTTGGCTACCTACTGCAGTATCTTCACAGCAGTAAATCAACAATTGACACTCTCCCATCGACTTTGCTTACTCTTCTCgttttggtggagtaccagagtcaatgggagagcatttGGCAGTTGATTGATCGTGTCTAtattagacatgataaatcgatccCTGTTGGCTCAATCTCTGCCAGTGGATCCAGCCGGTAGCAAAGACATGCCCTGAACTTCAGAGGGGAGCAGAGTTAAGTCCCCCTAGAACACACGCACACAGTTCTGGCCACCCCTATCCAAGTCATGCAGCATTTATGGATGGGCAGAGACTAGCTACCTCTTTCCACAGCGGCTTTCCAATATTGGCAAAATCTTCATTTATATCGCAGGCAACGACTTTGCCATCATCCGGCAAGATCAATGCCATATTTAAGGTATTATAGCCGGTAAAAACacctagaaaagaggagagagaaggaagatTCATTCCACCATGAATGACAAGAAGGATGCTTGTTTTATGGTGTTTGGTTGTTGAGGTGGTGAAAGTAGACTCTTCAGAAGAGCTCCAGTAACGAATTAACCCTATTCTCTCCCCATTACCATGGTAATACTGTGTAGCCATTGAAGTCCATTGAAATAGTGGCTGTGAATCCTTGTTTGTCCTCTAGCTTCTTCACAGCTTACTTCTGTCTAGGGTCTCCTGGACTGGGAGCGCCTTCCTGTCTGGCACCCATGTGACTTTAGCGTGTCGCTAAGGGaagtgaggggaggaaggggggaaggacatGGCCAGCACCTCGGCTACATCTTGTCATTCTCCACCTGTGATAGCTGCCTGGTGCAGAGGGTTCCCTGGAAAACATTCCCTTAGAGCAGGGACGAGCAGTCATTTTtgttggggcggggggagttgctccaagattttggtaagtggttgagggctgcactcttccatgctTTTAATGGGGAGTGTGGATCTGTGATGGagcctgggtgcagaagggaacttggggtaagggactggagtataggggggagtgcagggtctgggtggggtcGTGACCTGAGGGAGGAGTGCAGGGTGAAGGGATCTGAGTtgtaagagattggggtgcaaggcctgggagggagttgtgacctggaggaggggtgtaggGAGGGGGTGCACGGTCtcagagggggttgtgacctggaagaggggtgtgggtgtgtggagacagggcaggcaggcaggcaggccctCCCCTGCCTTAGACCCACTCAAGCCAAGCCCTTTCCTTTGGGCTTTGCTCTCTTCTTCTGCGTTAGTCCCACGGTGCTTCTGACCTAAGCCACACACACAGCTATACCACCGGCTCCAAATCAGGCTTCACCATGCTCCAGAGAGGATGGCATTCTCCCCATTGttcagatgaggaaactgaggtaggGAAGTCAAAGCCAACACTCTCAAGAGAGGCAAGCGATGACCCCCGAGGCCTGGCTGCCAGAAGGGCAGAGCACTCGCCACTGCCACTGGTATCAGCGGGGACTGGGGACATGAAGCACCTCTGAGAATCAGGAGGTGTTTCAACTTGAGCACTCGGTATCACCGGCCTCTTTAGAAAATGTGACATGCTCCAGGCAGGAAGGTAACTGAAGAGTCCCGCTCCGGCCACCTCCTGTCACCCTGGGTGCACTTGGCTAGGCTGGGTGAAGCAAGGAGCTACACGGACGCAGCTTCCAAACACGCAGTGTTAGGCTGGGCCCTAGGAAAGGCGCAGTCTTACCTATTTCAATAGCCTTCTTGGCTTTGATGAGCTTGGCCAAGTTTGCCATAAGCTGAGCCTGGTCGCAGGACACCATCATTCCACCGCAGCGGTGGTTCAAGGTGAGCTAGAAAAGGCAACGGGACAACATTGAAAggaaacaggaaaagaaaaaatactCCCGTCAAGTTGCAGAGAGACACCAAGCGCCCAATGCCAGCTGTTTACCTCAGAGAAGCAACTTCTGATCATTTATCAAAGATCCATGTGTAAGCAGCTACCATGGGCGTGGGCAGACTTAACTGTGAGAGTAAGTAGCCACAGGAGCTATTCTCTGTCACCTGATGCCTCAGCATGAAGACTGCGGTCTTCCTACAAGTCATGTTCCAGCTTAACCAAAAGTTACGGGCTTGGTGCAAGAATCGCTGGCTGGAATTCTGTGGCTTTCCAGATCATTCACAAGggttctttctggccttaaaagcaCCACAGttgttttatagagagagcaagTCAATGACCATGGAGAGGGTAGCTTGGCCCAGTGGATATGGTACTGTCTTGGGACTCAGGAGAGCTAGGTTCTGCCACTGGAGTTTTGGATGCCATGGAACAACTCATTTCAGTAGTGGGAATTAGGTACTTAAATAGCTTTTCAGCTCTGGGACTCTAAAGTCCTTGAGTCTAGCACTACAAAGGCATTTTAATATTGGCTCTGTCTGGTGTTAGTCTCTGCAGAACTGCCTTTTCTCTCTCTACCCGTATGCAGATTTGTAGTGGTATCAATCTGTTTACCCTCTCACAGATCGGCTAAGGAGTGACTTGTTTACAGTCTGTAAATACCTACCTAGGGAACAAATATCTAATAACGATTTTTCACTCTAGTAGAGAAAGGGAcctgttgaacctctctagtccggcactgtcCATGGcccggcatgatttcagttagcgggatgtggccaagtttcttgcagtcccataaagtttgtttacagccaccagtcctggctctcagtgttctgggctgttctttagctctaatttacccctaactgtTTTCTAAAAAGCCcaatgagcagtggaagtgtcggtaacgctgctagacaatattgacctcccatggtctggcaaattctttggtttggcaccagtcaggtcctgagggggctggactagagaagtgaAACctgtagaatcctagaactggaaggaacctcaagaggtcatcaagtccaaccctgtgcatccatggcaggaccaagcactaggGCCAGCCCTACGATGAGGCAAAtcgaggcagccgcctcaggtgccagactgtatgtgtgcgtgggggggggccctAGAACCCAGAGTGTggaaaactgtgtctgctgctaacgcgtatgtattctctctgctctagatgcacagacgtggtggagtgctgtgctggaggaaggagggcacaagggACCTTTCatagttttggcccaagcgagggggtatggggtgtcatttgagctccctgcctcaggtgccaaaatattgtgggctggccctagaccagtgtttctgaaagtgttccacagaATCATTAACTGGCCatcccggtttgtttatttactggtgtcgtggccacggagcctcggGACTCCCACTGGTtccattttgtcctttgcagACAAGAGGAGCTGCGGGAAGATGGGATGTTTGTCTCAAAGCACCAGTCTGGGAAttcaggggggaaggggagttatgTCTTGTGTTATACAGGTCAGACAAGGTGATCACAATGGTGCCTTCTGGCCACGGACTGTCTGAATCACGGGACCTTAATGACAGTATCACATCCACACTTCGCCTGAGAAAAGTCACTCACCAGTCGCAGCTTCTTTAGGACGGGATGCTCGCGCAGAGAGTGATCCGATATGTACTTCCGCAGTGGGCTTCCTCTTCCAAAAATGTTCTTGCCTGATCTGAGAAACCCAAaagtccaaaatggatattttttaCCTATAAAAGTTTGAGATATGAAAAGGTTTTGAGCATCGATGGAAAAAGTTTGCAAGGGCTTGAGTAAAGACAGGCCAAGAAAGCGGCCATGGAAGGCGAATGGAGCCTGGCTCTGCTAAAACCCAAAGGAAAAGAAGATGGCTACAGACGTAGACAGCTCAGGAGACTGCAAAGGGTCTGTCCAGCCTGGACTGAATGTTAATGTAATTCAGTGGCTGATACAAAGTTTATGAGGTGTCCGACTCTGACTGGCCAGTTGGTCCCATCGAGACACATTCCCGTGGTAGTGCGGGAAATCACCTCTCCTGGTCGAGTAGGAGTGGGCAAAAAGACGACAGCggctcaccagggttagcctctggtagGCTGCCACAACATTTTAACCGCAGGCATTGGCGATCGCAGATCCTGCTGGCAgcggatcactgttcccagacaatgggagcgaCGGGAAGCGGTGCAGACTGGGACAGTGCTACTCGCAGCTCCCATTCCCCGGGAACGACGAT
It contains:
- the COMTD1 gene encoding catechol O-methyltransferase domain-containing protein 1, translated to MPFVSITKEMAMGTAVLGLAFATGVLAGKKYPFWTFGFLRSGKNIFGRGSPLRKYISDHSLREHPVLKKLRLLTLNHRCGGMMVSCDQAQLMANLAKLIKAKKAIEIGVFTGYNTLNMALILPDDGKVVACDINEDFANIGKPLWKEAGVEHKIDLRIKPATQTLDELLAAGEAETYDFAFIDADKESYDDYYEKCLRLIRKGGIIAIDNVLWHGKVLKPSKNDIQAQSVHRLNEKLFQDARISISMLPMGDGVTLAFKL